One stretch of Lysobacterales bacterium DNA includes these proteins:
- a CDS encoding DNA topoisomerase I gives MAKNLLIVESPAKAKTINKYLGKDFHVLASYGHVRDLVPREGAVDPERDFAMRYELIEKNERHVEAIAKAAKQADALYLATDLDREGEAISWHISEILRERSLLEGRSLHRVVFSEITPKAIQEAVAHPRKLQLDLVNAQQARRALDYLVGFNLSPVLWRKVQTGLSAGRVQSPALRLIVEREEEIEAFTAQEYWSIAAQCAHPVQAFDARLLRYDGHKVEQFTFRDGAAAEAARAELVRAANGMLKVADVSRKQRQRRPSPPFITSTLQQEAARKLGFGTSRTMRLAQGLYEGVQIGDEGLVGLISYMRTDAVHLANDAIAELRAVIADRYGAKALPEAPNVYKTKSKNAQEAHEAIRPTSALRTPESVARYLNPDQLKLYELIWKRTVACQMAPALMETVAVDLAAGSRHAFRATGTTVIEPGFLAVYEEGRDQKTEEDDDEGRRLPLMKEGDSIPLSQVLADQHFTEPPPRYSEASLVKTLEEYGIGRPSTYASIIQTLLGREYVMLDNRRFRPTDVGRVVAKFLSNHFAQYVDYEFTARMEDELDAVSRGEEEWVPLLRKFWGPFKAQVADKMETVSLDEAKQNRVLGNDPATGKPISVRLGRFGPFAQIGTKDDEDKPKFASLQAGQSLHTITLEDALELFKLPRVLGHAADGKEVSAAVGRFGPFVKHGSTYASIKTPESAYTIELPRALQLIEEKEEQIRNRIIMSFDDGAIEVLNGKYGPYITDGAKNGRIPKDRDPKTLTREECVEWLAAGKPVKKKTGKFGRAAKKAPAKKAAKKLAAGEGTTPIKAAVKKAAAKKAPAKKPAAKKAAKKAPAKKAAAKR, from the coding sequence ATGGCCAAGAACCTGCTCATCGTCGAGTCGCCCGCCAAGGCCAAGACGATCAACAAATACCTCGGCAAGGACTTCCACGTCCTCGCCTCCTACGGCCATGTGCGCGATCTGGTGCCGCGCGAGGGCGCGGTCGATCCCGAGCGCGATTTCGCCATGCGCTACGAACTGATCGAGAAGAACGAACGCCACGTCGAGGCGATCGCCAAGGCCGCCAAGCAGGCTGACGCCCTCTACCTCGCAACCGACTTGGATCGCGAGGGTGAGGCGATCAGCTGGCACATCAGCGAGATCCTGCGCGAGCGCAGCCTGCTCGAAGGGCGCTCGCTGCACCGAGTGGTGTTCTCCGAGATCACGCCCAAGGCAATCCAGGAAGCGGTCGCGCATCCGCGCAAATTGCAGCTCGATCTGGTCAATGCGCAACAGGCGCGACGCGCGCTCGATTACCTGGTCGGCTTCAATCTCAGCCCGGTGCTGTGGCGCAAGGTTCAGACCGGGCTGTCGGCCGGGCGTGTGCAGTCGCCGGCGCTGCGCCTGATCGTCGAGCGTGAGGAAGAGATCGAGGCGTTCACGGCGCAGGAATACTGGTCGATCGCGGCGCAGTGCGCCCATCCGGTGCAGGCCTTCGATGCCCGCCTGCTGCGCTACGACGGCCACAAGGTCGAGCAGTTCACCTTCCGCGACGGCGCCGCTGCGGAAGCCGCGCGGGCGGAACTGGTGCGTGCGGCCAACGGCATGCTCAAGGTCGCCGATGTCTCGCGCAAGCAGCGCCAGCGTCGTCCCTCACCACCCTTCATCACCTCGACCCTGCAGCAGGAAGCAGCGCGCAAGCTCGGCTTCGGCACCAGTCGCACCATGCGCCTGGCGCAGGGCCTGTATGAAGGTGTGCAGATCGGTGACGAAGGCCTGGTGGGATTGATTTCCTACATGCGTACCGACGCCGTGCATCTGGCCAATGATGCGATCGCCGAACTGCGCGCAGTCATCGCGGATCGCTATGGCGCCAAGGCCCTGCCGGAAGCACCGAACGTCTACAAGACCAAATCGAAGAATGCGCAGGAAGCGCACGAAGCCATTCGTCCGACCTCGGCCCTGCGTACGCCGGAGTCGGTCGCCAGGTATCTCAATCCCGACCAGCTCAAGCTGTACGAACTGATCTGGAAGCGCACCGTCGCCTGCCAGATGGCGCCGGCGCTGATGGAGACGGTAGCCGTCGATCTCGCTGCCGGGTCAAGACATGCCTTCCGCGCCACCGGCACCACGGTGATCGAACCGGGCTTCCTCGCCGTGTACGAGGAAGGCCGCGATCAGAAGACCGAAGAAGACGATGACGAGGGCCGCCGCCTGCCGTTGATGAAGGAAGGCGACAGCATTCCCTTGTCGCAGGTGCTCGCCGACCAGCACTTCACCGAGCCGCCGCCACGCTATTCCGAGGCGTCGCTGGTCAAGACGCTGGAGGAATACGGCATCGGCCGGCCGTCGACCTATGCCAGCATCATCCAGACCCTGCTTGGGCGCGAGTACGTGATGCTCGACAACCGCCGCTTTCGCCCGACCGACGTTGGCCGCGTGGTGGCCAAGTTCTTGTCCAACCATTTCGCGCAGTACGTCGACTACGAGTTCACCGCGCGCATGGAAGATGAGCTCGACGCGGTGTCACGCGGCGAGGAGGAATGGGTGCCCTTGCTGCGCAAGTTCTGGGGACCGTTCAAGGCCCAGGTCGCCGACAAGATGGAAACCGTGAGCCTCGATGAGGCCAAGCAGAACCGCGTGCTCGGCAACGACCCGGCGACCGGCAAGCCGATTTCGGTGCGCCTCGGCCGCTTCGGACCGTTTGCGCAAATCGGCACCAAGGACGACGAGGACAAGCCGAAGTTCGCCTCGCTGCAGGCCGGCCAGAGCCTGCACACGATCACGCTCGAAGATGCGCTCGAACTGTTCAAGCTGCCGCGCGTGCTCGGTCATGCGGCCGACGGCAAGGAAGTCAGCGCCGCGGTCGGTCGCTTCGGCCCATTCGTCAAGCACGGCAGCACCTATGCCTCAATCAAGACGCCGGAAAGTGCCTACACGATCGAGTTGCCTCGCGCGCTGCAGCTGATCGAGGAGAAGGAGGAACAGATCCGCAACCGCATCATCATGAGTTTCGACGATGGCGCGATCGAAGTGTTGAACGGCAAGTACGGTCCCTACATCACCGACGGTGCCAAGAACGGCAGGATCCCCAAAGACCGCGATCCGAAAACCCTGACCCGCGAAGAGTGCGTCGAATGGCTCGCCGCCGGCAAGCCGGTCAAGAAGAAGACCGGCAAGTTCGGGCGCGCCGCGAAGAAGGCACCGGCCAAGAAGGCCGCGAAGAAGCTGGCTGCCGGCGAGGGCACCACGCCGATCAAGGCGGCAGTGAAGAAGGCGGCGGCGAAGAAAGCGCCCGCGAAGAAGCCTGCGGCCAAGAAAGCTGCGAAGAAGGCGCCCGCAAAAAAGGCGGCTGCCAAACGCTGA
- a CDS encoding ATP-binding protein produces the protein MASQDRGNVFFRPELARSLADKILNVAVGSAAASGVFLAAPRRTGKSTFLREDLRPALERAGAMVLYVDLWANPAANPGEVIVGAVRAALAERAGVVQRLAKRAGLGRVTVGGAQFDLDRVGLDRDVSLADALSALSDDTGQIIVLIIDEAQHAITTQEGSEALFALKAARDELNGSAHHGLRLVCTGSNRDKLAMLRNGKDQAFFGAPMVSFPPLGADFVSWFCAHVDLPFRLDPKEVMQLFQLAGHRPEVMYAAADVFRFDFSLDPGDGASRFAVEVRAQIEVMNAELMKVVHSLTPIQAAVLRVMAAAGADYAPFEAATLEQYRRALMLAGVSESDARADVPGVQAALTALQEKKLVWRAARGVYSVEEPALVEEMQKAGMLAGLK, from the coding sequence ATGGCATCGCAGGATCGCGGCAATGTGTTTTTCCGACCGGAGCTGGCGCGCTCGCTTGCCGACAAGATCTTGAACGTGGCGGTCGGCAGCGCTGCCGCGTCGGGCGTGTTCCTCGCCGCGCCGCGGCGAACGGGCAAGTCCACGTTTCTGCGCGAAGACCTGCGCCCGGCGCTCGAGCGCGCGGGCGCCATGGTGCTCTACGTCGATCTGTGGGCCAACCCCGCAGCCAACCCCGGCGAAGTGATCGTTGGCGCCGTGCGCGCCGCGCTTGCCGAGCGCGCCGGCGTGGTGCAGCGGCTGGCGAAGCGCGCGGGCCTGGGGCGTGTGACTGTGGGCGGCGCGCAGTTCGATCTGGATCGCGTCGGCCTGGACCGAGACGTCTCGCTTGCGGATGCGTTGTCTGCCCTCTCTGACGACACCGGCCAGATCATCGTCCTGATCATCGATGAAGCTCAGCATGCGATCACCACGCAGGAAGGCAGCGAGGCGCTGTTCGCGTTGAAGGCGGCCCGCGACGAGCTCAACGGTTCCGCTCACCATGGGTTGCGGCTTGTGTGCACCGGCTCCAATCGCGACAAGCTGGCGATGTTGCGCAACGGCAAGGATCAAGCGTTCTTCGGTGCGCCGATGGTCAGCTTTCCACCATTGGGCGCAGACTTTGTGAGCTGGTTTTGCGCGCACGTCGATCTTCCGTTCCGGCTGGACCCGAAAGAAGTGATGCAGCTGTTCCAGCTGGCCGGACATCGCCCGGAAGTGATGTACGCGGCCGCGGACGTGTTTCGCTTCGACTTCTCGCTCGATCCGGGCGATGGCGCGTCCCGCTTCGCCGTCGAGGTGCGGGCGCAGATCGAGGTGATGAATGCCGAGTTGATGAAAGTGGTGCACAGTCTGACGCCAATTCAGGCGGCGGTGCTGCGCGTGATGGCGGCGGCTGGTGCGGACTACGCGCCGTTCGAGGCCGCGACACTCGAGCAGTATCGGCGTGCTCTCATGCTCGCTGGTGTATCCGAGTCCGACGCCCGAGCCGATGTGCCGGGCGTCCAGGCCGCGCTCACGGCGCTGCAGGAAAAGAAGCTGGTCTGGCGTGCCGCGCGCGGCGTCTATTCGGTGGAAGAACCGGCGCTCGTCGAAGAAATGCAAAAGGCCGGGATGCTCGCCGGACTGAAATAA
- the dprA gene encoding DNA-protecting protein DprA, which translates to MNHAAHHEPTELQAWLIAHRTPGLGDLRLAALHQRFGSMRAALAAGRSALRECGLPDAVCSALARGGRASVRADLDWLEAAPNRHLLTLADPDYPPLLRRLENAPPVLFVEGDLNALWRAQIAMVGSRNASRSGLGIARDFAAHFARLGIVVTSGLAEGIDGAAHAACLDAGGSTIAVFGTGLDRVYPQRHLDLARRIAAQGALVSEFPIGTPPLPEHFPRRNRIIAGLTLGTLVVEASLKSGSLITARLATESGREVFAVPGSIHDPRARGCHELIRNGAALVTAAEQLVEALQPIGHELGSVLRARLAAQAAPAVAVATPDAANARLLDAIGFAPTDFDSLLGATGLTAGAISSMLMSLELDGHVADLGGGRFQRLAR; encoded by the coding sequence ATGAACCATGCAGCGCACCACGAACCCACCGAACTGCAAGCCTGGCTGATCGCACACCGCACACCCGGGCTTGGCGACCTGCGCCTGGCGGCGCTGCACCAGCGCTTCGGCAGCATGCGCGCGGCGCTGGCTGCCGGGCGTTCGGCGCTGCGCGAGTGCGGCCTGCCCGACGCCGTGTGCAGTGCGTTGGCGCGCGGCGGTCGCGCGTCGGTCCGTGCCGATCTCGACTGGCTCGAAGCCGCGCCGAACCGCCACCTGCTCACGCTCGCCGATCCCGACTACCCGCCACTGCTGCGTCGCCTCGAGAATGCGCCGCCGGTGCTGTTCGTCGAGGGTGACCTGAATGCGCTGTGGCGGGCGCAGATCGCCATGGTCGGCAGTCGCAACGCCAGCCGCTCCGGGCTCGGCATCGCGCGCGACTTCGCGGCGCACTTCGCCCGTCTCGGCATCGTCGTGACCAGCGGGTTGGCCGAAGGCATCGACGGCGCCGCGCATGCCGCCTGCCTGGATGCCGGCGGCAGTACCATCGCCGTGTTCGGCACCGGCCTCGATCGTGTCTATCCGCAGCGTCACCTCGACCTGGCCCGGCGCATCGCGGCACAGGGCGCGCTGGTCTCCGAGTTTCCTATCGGGACACCGCCGCTGCCCGAGCACTTTCCGCGGCGCAATCGCATCATCGCCGGACTGACGCTGGGCACGCTGGTGGTCGAGGCATCGTTGAAGTCGGGCTCGCTGATTACCGCCAGGCTTGCGACCGAGAGCGGGCGCGAGGTGTTCGCCGTACCCGGTTCGATCCACGATCCGCGCGCACGCGGCTGCCACGAACTGATCCGCAACGGCGCCGCGCTGGTCACCGCCGCCGAACAACTGGTCGAAGCACTGCAACCGATCGGTCACGAACTCGGCAGCGTGTTGCGCGCGCGCCTCGCCGCGCAAGCCGCGCCGGCTGTGGCCGTGGCGACACCGGACGCGGCAAACGCGCGGCTGCTCGACGCCATCGGCTTTGCGCCTACGGATTTTGACAGTCTGCTCGGCGCCACCGGGTTGACCGCCGGCGCGATCTCTTCCATGCTGATGTCGCTCGAACTCGACGGGCACGTCGCCGACCTCGGCGGCGGTCGCTTTCAACGACTGGCGCGGTGA
- a CDS encoding DUF494 domain-containing protein, whose translation MKESVLSVLVYLFRNYFLGEPDTVHDRASLQAELIEAGFDALHVGKAFDWLADLQDEQPSAPDLARQQPLRVYAPEELDLLDTDCRGFLMALEQRGVLDADARERVIERALALEQSPVDLHDLKWVVLLVLYNTPDREAGYAWMESELLAAHLARN comes from the coding sequence ATGAAGGAATCCGTGCTGTCGGTGCTGGTCTATCTGTTCCGCAATTACTTCCTCGGCGAGCCGGATACGGTGCACGACCGCGCTTCGCTGCAAGCGGAATTGATCGAAGCCGGCTTCGATGCGCTGCATGTCGGCAAGGCGTTCGACTGGCTCGCCGACCTGCAGGACGAGCAGCCGAGCGCGCCCGATCTCGCCCGTCAGCAGCCGCTGCGAGTGTATGCACCCGAGGAACTGGACCTGCTGGACACCGACTGCCGCGGCTTCCTGATGGCGCTGGAGCAGCGCGGCGTGCTCGACGCCGATGCGCGCGAGCGCGTGATCGAGCGTGCGTTGGCGCTGGAGCAGTCGCCGGTCGACCTGCATGACCTGAAATGGGTGGTGCTGCTGGTGCTCTACAACACGCCGGACCGCGAGGCCGGCTATGCGTGGATGGAGTCGGAGCTTCTCGCCGCGCACCTCGCGCGCAACTGA